Proteins found in one Pseudomonadota bacterium genomic segment:
- a CDS encoding DUF2059 domain-containing protein produces MTTRLTLLLAATLIWPGTTPASPESHRQAVETLFRLTQMEQKINEGVQSVAQLQLRQDPALAGKQDVLTAFLEKYIGWNAIRDELTDMYMQTFSEDELQAMNDFYATPTGQKVITIVPQLVAQRNQLAMQRLQTNIGELRAAIGQDQSGK; encoded by the coding sequence ATGACGACACGCCTCACCCTGCTGCTGGCAGCCACCCTGATCTGGCCTGGGACAACACCGGCAAGCCCGGAGAGCCACCGCCAGGCGGTCGAGACGCTGTTTCGCCTGACACAGATGGAACAGAAGATCAACGAAGGCGTGCAGTCGGTCGCGCAGCTGCAGCTGCGGCAGGATCCCGCGCTGGCAGGCAAGCAGGATGTGCTGACCGCCTTTCTGGAAAAGTACATCGGCTGGAACGCCATCAGGGACGAACTCACGGACATGTACATGCAGACCTTCAGCGAGGACGAACTGCAGGCAATGAACGATTTCTACGCGACGCCGACCGGGCAGAAAGTCATCACCATCGTCCCGCAGCTGGTGGCACAGCGCAATCAGCTGGCGATGCAGCGCCTGCAGACGAACATAGGCGAACTGCGCGCCGCCATCGGACAGGACCAGAGCGGGAAGTGA